The following proteins are encoded in a genomic region of Ornithinibacillus sp. 4-3:
- a CDS encoding ABC transporter substrate-binding protein, with product MKFSKRSLFLVMLASIVFFIIGCSSNESEVDGNKSDETSNDEANTGSVLKIALDGQPPTLDQPTAAPTAIRDTARLMFETLLTTDSNYAAVPMLAESVETDDNKTYVFHLREGVLFHNGKEMIAEDVIASMERWLEKSAITGTIFEGATWTAEDNYTVVLELVESSSLTLDTIASSKQAAAIMPKEVVEAATAEGVSEYIGTGPYQFVEWRQDQYIHFTKFDDYSALEEPADGLAGKKEALVDDIYFYIVTDASTRIAGLQTGEYDFAYGVPYDSYEQVNRDENINTHLDVTGVQLLAYNKEKGPAADVRMREVINTALDIEEIMMAAYPNEDLFWLHSSYMDEDIVSWASDAGEEYHNINDPEKAKQMLEDMDYNGEEFKILATRDYDHHYNAAVVIHDQLSQIGINATLEIYDWPTVTQLKDDTDAFDAYVISFSTVSTPPQFLGLSPTWAGGVNDEKVVEDMKAIETAPTTEEAQEIWEDLQRYAWEELLPVTTFGSYNSLYASSNKVEGIITFSGPIFWNVTIGE from the coding sequence ATGAAATTTTCCAAACGCAGTCTATTCTTAGTCATGCTAGCATCTATTGTGTTTTTTATTATAGGCTGTAGCTCTAATGAATCAGAGGTAGATGGAAATAAATCAGATGAAACAAGCAATGATGAAGCAAATACTGGTAGTGTATTAAAAATTGCGCTAGATGGGCAACCACCAACTTTGGATCAACCGACAGCTGCCCCAACTGCAATTCGAGATACAGCTAGACTTATGTTTGAAACACTTTTAACAACAGATTCCAATTATGCTGCTGTTCCGATGTTAGCAGAATCTGTTGAGACTGATGATAATAAGACCTATGTATTTCATCTAAGAGAAGGGGTTTTATTTCATAATGGTAAGGAAATGATTGCAGAAGATGTGATTGCATCGATGGAAAGATGGTTAGAGAAATCAGCAATTACAGGAACTATTTTTGAAGGTGCAACTTGGACTGCGGAGGATAATTACACTGTTGTATTAGAATTAGTGGAGTCATCATCACTGACCTTAGATACCATTGCATCTTCTAAACAGGCAGCAGCAATTATGCCCAAAGAAGTTGTTGAAGCGGCGACAGCTGAAGGGGTTTCAGAATATATTGGAACAGGCCCTTATCAATTTGTAGAATGGAGACAAGATCAATATATTCATTTTACAAAATTTGATGATTATAGTGCTTTAGAGGAGCCAGCAGATGGTTTAGCTGGAAAGAAAGAGGCTTTAGTGGATGATATTTACTTCTATATTGTTACAGATGCCTCTACACGTATAGCTGGTTTACAAACAGGGGAATACGACTTTGCTTATGGTGTTCCTTATGACAGCTATGAACAAGTTAATCGTGATGAAAATATAAATACTCATCTTGATGTAACTGGAGTACAATTATTAGCTTATAACAAAGAGAAGGGGCCAGCTGCTGATGTTAGAATGCGTGAAGTAATTAATACAGCGCTAGATATTGAAGAAATTATGATGGCAGCTTATCCGAATGAAGACCTGTTTTGGTTACATTCCAGTTATATGGACGAAGACATCGTCAGTTGGGCAAGTGATGCTGGAGAGGAATATCATAATATCAATGATCCAGAAAAGGCAAAACAGATGTTGGAAGATATGGATTACAACGGCGAAGAATTTAAAATCTTAGCGACTCGTGATTATGATCATCATTATAATGCAGCAGTTGTCATCCATGATCAATTATCTCAAATTGGAATAAATGCGACATTAGAAATTTATGATTGGCCAACGGTGACACAGCTTAAAGATGATACTGATGCATTTGATGCCTATGTAATTTCTTTCTCAACGGTAAGTACACCACCACAATTCCTTGGATTAAGTCCAACTTGGGCTGGTGGAGTCAATGATGAGAAAGTTGTAGAAGATATGAAAGCTATAGAAACAGCGCCGACAACAGAAGAAGCTCAAGAAATATGGGAAGATTTACAACGCTATGCATGGGAAGAGCTTCTGCCTGTTACGACATTTGGAAGTTATAATAGCTTATATGCATCAAGTAATAAAGTTGAAGGAATCATTACCTTCTCAGGTCCAATTTTTTGGAATGTAACAATTGGGGAATAG
- a CDS encoding ABC transporter substrate-binding protein, translated as MVVSRFKSVLGLLIMMLVLAACQSTENESNQANGEDTGSGESEELRVSISIQPPTLDPPMSTATKTSHVARNIFETLVTLNAEYQPVPMLADTIDQSDDRLTYTFHLREGVLFHNGKEMVAEDVVASMNRWLDISAGGKLLEGAVFEEGDPYTVLLKLETPIADVLEIMADHVQFPAIMPKEIVDTAEASGVTEYIGTGPFQFKEWRQDQYIHLEKFEDYVAVDAPADGFSGKKEAFINNVYFMIVPDPSTTFAGLQTGEFDIVYDVSNDQYEQLLQDEALSTRPYHFGSLILSYNKKEGPATDQKFRHALNAAINSDDIMQAGFVHEDLFEIDSGYMTKDRTNWYSDNGSEFYNQADPEKAKQLLEESDYNGEPITLLTSRDYEFIYNASVVLQEQLEQVGINVELELYDWPTVLEMRQDPELWDLHINGTATPVTPSSLLFLNYDWVGWPEHPKIDELLAGIKDAVDQEEAKSHWDELQEFAWADYLPISILGQYSNVIVTTDKVVDFSEFEGGFLWNTKLVE; from the coding sequence ATGGTAGTTTCAAGGTTTAAATCTGTACTTGGCCTGTTGATTATGATGTTGGTTTTAGCCGCTTGTCAAAGTACAGAGAATGAATCAAATCAAGCGAATGGTGAGGATACTGGTAGCGGTGAAAGTGAGGAGCTTAGGGTATCGATAAGTATCCAGCCACCAACACTTGATCCCCCGATGTCCACAGCGACGAAAACATCGCATGTAGCTCGAAATATTTTTGAAACGCTTGTGACATTAAATGCCGAGTATCAACCTGTACCCATGCTGGCAGACACAATTGACCAAAGTGATGATAGGCTGACATACACCTTTCATTTAAGAGAAGGTGTGTTATTTCATAATGGGAAAGAGATGGTTGCTGAGGATGTTGTCGCATCGATGAATCGTTGGTTAGACATCTCGGCAGGTGGAAAATTATTAGAAGGCGCAGTATTTGAAGAAGGGGATCCTTATACGGTTCTCTTAAAATTAGAAACTCCGATTGCAGATGTGTTGGAAATTATGGCTGATCATGTACAATTTCCTGCGATCATGCCTAAAGAAATAGTTGATACAGCAGAAGCAAGTGGAGTCACAGAGTATATTGGTACCGGACCTTTTCAGTTTAAAGAGTGGCGTCAGGATCAGTATATCCATTTAGAAAAGTTTGAGGATTATGTGGCAGTAGATGCACCTGCAGATGGGTTTAGTGGTAAAAAAGAAGCCTTTATCAACAATGTTTATTTTATGATTGTACCGGATCCAAGCACAACCTTTGCCGGTTTACAAACTGGAGAATTTGATATTGTGTATGATGTTTCGAATGATCAATATGAGCAACTTTTACAAGATGAAGCACTAAGTACCCGTCCTTACCATTTTGGTAGCCTTATTCTGTCGTATAACAAAAAGGAAGGACCGGCGACTGATCAGAAATTTAGGCATGCACTCAATGCGGCGATTAATTCCGATGATATAATGCAGGCTGGATTCGTGCATGAAGATCTTTTTGAAATTGATTCTGGATATATGACGAAGGATCGAACGAATTGGTATAGCGATAATGGAAGTGAGTTCTATAATCAAGCTGATCCAGAGAAAGCAAAACAGTTACTAGAAGAATCGGATTATAATGGAGAACCAATCACGCTCCTAACTTCACGTGATTACGAATTTATTTATAATGCATCTGTCGTTTTACAGGAGCAACTAGAACAAGTAGGAATCAATGTGGAATTAGAGCTTTATGATTGGCCAACCGTATTAGAAATGCGCCAGGATCCAGAATTATGGGATTTGCATATTAATGGAACTGCTACTCCTGTCACCCCTTCAAGCTTATTATTCTTGAACTATGATTGGGTAGGTTGGCCAGAACATCCTAAAATTGATGAATTACTAGCAGGCATTAAGGATGCAGTAGACCAGGAAGAAGCGAAGTCGCATTGGGATGAACTGCAAGAATTTGCCTGGGCAGACTATTTACCAATTTCTATCCTTGGACAATATAGTAATGTCATTGTTACTACAGATAAAGTAGTTGATTTCTCTGAATTCGAAGGTGGATTTCTTTGGAATACAAAGCTAGTAGAATAA